The Persephonella hydrogeniphila genome has a window encoding:
- a CDS encoding HNH endonuclease domain-containing protein translates to MNFENFKTVNFIIERDSKDTIYKFALLRAAIETVQEFDHLKTETENKVSFPLGILIQKWIFYYYPLLEYEIPQKHGNNNLAFRSQLKKIINYYQDKGGINALYSDLKRGTVPEEIKNDFLNLLKKLKETITNMPMRYLGKSYFGKDYSVFQYNKDSKRLNSLDKIDQHFLIENFGTFSISKEIYITFLYLGSFINGTESILYKWAEFSVRADKEGKFTVEKVLDRLLISPEDERDVLFAQKAYKKLLHKNKELECVWSGKRIKKESTLNVDHAIPFSIWKNNDLWNLLPAHREINQIKKDKIPSPRLITKREKVIKFYWKILENEYKDKFRKEIITDLIGFEKGESNIKEILDNGIMQLQLKAKYLIEVRGYEEWYI, encoded by the coding sequence GTGAATTTTGAAAATTTTAAAACTGTTAACTTTATAATAGAAAGGGACAGCAAAGATACAATATATAAATTCGCACTGCTTAGGGCTGCAATTGAAACAGTTCAAGAATTTGACCATTTAAAAACAGAAACAGAAAATAAAGTTTCTTTTCCTCTTGGAATACTTATTCAAAAATGGATTTTTTATTACTATCCTTTATTAGAATATGAGATACCACAAAAGCATGGAAATAATAATCTTGCTTTTAGAAGTCAATTAAAAAAGATTATTAATTATTACCAGGATAAAGGCGGAATTAATGCACTTTACTCAGATTTAAAAAGAGGAACAGTTCCAGAAGAAATAAAAAATGATTTTTTAAATCTTCTAAAAAAATTAAAAGAAACAATAACAAATATGCCCATGAGATATTTAGGTAAATCCTACTTTGGAAAGGATTACTCTGTATTCCAATACAATAAAGACAGTAAAAGATTAAATTCTTTAGACAAAATAGATCAGCATTTTTTAATAGAAAACTTTGGAACATTTTCAATTTCAAAAGAAATTTATATAACCTTTCTTTATTTAGGTTCTTTTATTAATGGAACAGAATCTATTTTATACAAATGGGCAGAATTTTCTGTAAGAGCTGATAAAGAAGGGAAATTCACAGTTGAAAAAGTATTGGATAGACTTCTAATATCTCCAGAAGATGAAAGAGATGTTTTATTTGCACAGAAAGCTTATAAAAAATTACTCCATAAAAATAAAGAATTAGAATGTGTATGGAGTGGAAAAAGAATAAAAAAAGAAAGCACATTAAATGTAGATCATGCAATACCTTTTTCAATTTGGAAAAACAATGATTTATGGAATTTACTTCCTGCACATAGAGAAATAAATCAAATTAAAAAAGATAAAATACCTTCTCCAAGGTTAATTACAAAAAGAGAAAAAGTAATAAAATTTTACTGGAAGATATTAGAAAATGAATACAAAGATAAATTTAGAAAAGAAATAATTACGGATTTAATAGGATTTGAAAAAGGTGAAAGTAATATAAAGGAAATTTTGGATAATGGAATTATGCAATTACAATTAAAAGCAAAATACTTAATAGAAGTAAGAGGATATGAAGAATGGTATATATAG
- a CDS encoding LpxI family protein, whose product MRRIGLIAGAGELPVEFSKSAVSKGEDLKIYAIKGITEKSIQNIAPTTWLYLGQAQKLIDKMKEDNIKDVVMLGKIEHYHLIYSIHRFDKRAKDFFGQLIDKRAKSILEAVLKELEKEGFNPIDPTPYLSSLLFPEGHIAGPQPQSSLIEDAKFGLKIAKEVAQLDIGQTVVVKDKIVIAVEGIEGTDKCILRGGELGGEGTVVCKVARRNQDMRYDVPVIGVKTLKSMKKAKSKLLAVEAGKTFLLQSNRFRELADKYSISVIGVEIQ is encoded by the coding sequence ATGAGAAGAATTGGTCTTATTGCAGGAGCCGGAGAACTTCCTGTAGAGTTTTCAAAATCAGCGGTCTCAAAAGGAGAAGATCTTAAAATATATGCAATCAAAGGAATAACAGAAAAAAGTATACAGAACATAGCACCGACCACATGGCTTTACTTAGGTCAGGCTCAAAAACTGATTGATAAGATGAAAGAGGACAATATAAAAGATGTTGTGATGCTCGGAAAGATAGAGCATTACCACCTTATTTACTCAATCCACAGATTTGATAAAAGAGCCAAAGATTTTTTTGGACAGCTTATAGACAAAAGGGCAAAATCTATATTAGAAGCAGTGTTAAAAGAGCTTGAAAAAGAGGGATTTAATCCTATAGACCCTACACCTTACCTTTCCAGCCTTCTATTCCCAGAGGGACATATCGCAGGACCTCAGCCTCAATCATCACTTATTGAAGATGCAAAGTTTGGCCTAAAGATAGCAAAAGAGGTGGCACAGCTTGATATAGGACAGACAGTAGTTGTAAAGGACAAAATAGTAATAGCTGTTGAGGGAATAGAAGGAACAGATAAATGTATCTTGAGAGGTGGTGAACTTGGAGGTGAAGGGACTGTAGTGTGCAAAGTTGCGAGAAGAAATCAGGATATGAGATATGACGTTCCTGTTATAGGGGTGAAAACTCTAAAAAGTATGAAAAAAGCAAAATCAAAACTCCTTGCTGTTGAAGCAGGTAAAACATTTCTTTTACAGAGTAACAGGTTCAGGGAACTTGCAGATAAATATTCTATATCTGTAATAGGTGTTGAAATTCAATGA
- a CDS encoding 4Fe-4S binding protein, which yields MRKFSDILLERDKNDIFRFSPVHESIGNPKFLNFIRSVLLLLVLYAIIWGLFSPKNAFTTGLFWGLFWPFFMVITLPFLGNVFCMVCPYGFVSRTVSKIGLKMKIPKFLKNPYIGFSLLVLLYWTPLYLFPGVFRNSFVTAVFFLLFFILAVGVSYLYSNGVFCKYFCPIGRVAPAFARVGFMWLSTYNDRLCDTKCDKPDCAFACPYKLSPLKFDKNNSMETCTLCMECAGSCEGVRYSVRKWSSSLLEKIPNPKSWEVWIYIILLAVITITMRFHHGLGHSAIKKELPWYQIGKWLETTTGIGKPFDWVGLVALLMALGITLALVLGGFYISSKILNRSFKDVFLNLGYALAPLMIIGSLSHVTHFFFTEYYHKVVNGFAQAFFLDIHVEPLSSHKDKWLRIFYIFPFIAAFWSGFLMWRRLGFFEVTGGKKITAYLFASLIIVFYLGLTVFQLYIRYFSGHTHS from the coding sequence ATGAGAAAGTTTAGTGATATACTCCTTGAAAGAGATAAAAATGATATCTTCCGTTTTTCTCCTGTTCATGAAAGTATAGGAAATCCAAAATTTTTAAATTTTATCAGATCAGTTCTGCTGCTTTTAGTGCTTTATGCTATCATTTGGGGCCTGTTTTCTCCCAAAAATGCCTTTACTACAGGCCTTTTCTGGGGCCTTTTCTGGCCTTTTTTTATGGTAATAACTCTCCCATTTTTAGGAAATGTTTTTTGTATGGTGTGTCCTTATGGATTCGTCTCCAGAACAGTCTCTAAAATAGGTCTTAAAATGAAAATACCCAAATTCTTAAAAAACCCCTATATAGGATTTTCCTTGCTTGTTCTTCTCTACTGGACACCTCTTTATCTCTTTCCGGGAGTTTTCAGGAATTCGTTTGTAACTGCTGTATTTTTCTTATTGTTTTTCATTTTAGCTGTTGGTGTTTCATACCTTTACTCAAACGGTGTTTTCTGTAAATATTTCTGTCCTATAGGAAGAGTTGCTCCTGCGTTTGCAAGGGTAGGTTTTATGTGGCTTTCCACATACAATGACAGACTGTGTGATACCAAATGTGATAAACCGGATTGTGCCTTTGCCTGTCCTTATAAGCTAAGCCCTCTTAAGTTCGATAAGAATAACTCTATGGAGACGTGTACTCTCTGTATGGAATGTGCAGGAAGCTGTGAAGGAGTAAGATACTCAGTAAGAAAATGGTCTTCAAGCCTGCTTGAAAAAATACCAAATCCTAAAAGCTGGGAAGTATGGATTTACATAATCTTGCTTGCTGTAATAACTATAACCATGAGATTCCATCATGGACTTGGACACTCAGCTATAAAAAAAGAGCTTCCTTGGTATCAGATAGGCAAATGGCTTGAAACAACAACAGGGATAGGTAAGCCTTTTGACTGGGTGGGACTTGTTGCTCTATTAATGGCTCTGGGTATAACTCTTGCTCTTGTTCTTGGTGGATTTTATATAAGCTCAAAAATATTAAACAGATCATTTAAAGATGTATTTCTAAATTTAGGATATGCCCTTGCACCTCTTATGATAATAGGTAGCCTATCCCATGTTACCCATTTTTTCTTTACCGAGTACTACCACAAAGTAGTAAACGGCTTTGCACAGGCTTTTTTCCTTGATATTCATGTTGAGCCTCTATCTTCCCATAAAGACAAATGGCTGAGGATTTTCTATATATTTCCATTTATTGCCGCTTTCTGGAGTGGATTTTTAATGTGGAGAAGGTTAGGATTTTTTGAGGTGACTGGAGGAAAGAAAATTACTGCTTACCTGTTTGCATCGTTGATAATTGTTTTTTATCTCGGTTTAACTGTCTTCCAGCTTTATATAAGATACTTCTCAGGGCATACTCATAGCTGA
- a CDS encoding TonB-dependent receptor produces the protein MRRALLLSCLLSLSAFSQEVIKLEKTQITATRTERPELEIPAGVETVTKDEIDMERQYNVSEILESLPGVQAASKNGGYDVRLIIRGGGLKAPYAVREINILLDGVPITDPDGLSRLDFIDPQLLEEVDIVKGPNSTLYGANSAGGVVNFITISPFKFQGFKIRAGYGNYGTYMSRFLYGGNDGGNLFYNANFSYRKSDSWREWNRFETFQTTAKIGWLINDSSSLESTISFTKADLQLPGSLTKEEFEEDPTQQTSSAWRRSGRYSRIFFWSNKYTNEISDNLTLKSTFYIQRWTHYHPVFGRVNDGGSYVSGIDAQLEIKHKLFEKDALLLTGIQGRYDHYNSQRYLYQLCVLQSGDVDYCRNASRTNPIDYVLTDDRDRLYDDQKNRNYTAGIFVQETVHPTEKIIVDLGIRLDTVRFDIEKTSYYELKYWPGYYYKKLSTPEKSEASKTWNMVSPRVGVVYKFIPDWSIYGTISTGFQTPQDNELLQNPDLDASTTVNYEMGTRFANNRVYISSSIFLMKTDKEIVQTYDSGGERIYVNAGKTTKKGFEFEGKIRIIDGIFFGGSYTYYNFKYDSFVFQDRRGNTYDFSGNKLYYIPEYMYSLYLTGKHRSGFKFRAELNTWGPYYVDNANTEKYDDYKNITNVMIGYEKGKKWEVSFDVRNLFDKKYASQYIKSDTKDEYYIYPAPPRTYMVRASYKF, from the coding sequence ATGAGAAGAGCTTTATTACTGTCATGTTTACTCTCTTTATCAGCTTTTTCCCAGGAAGTTATAAAACTTGAAAAAACACAGATCACTGCAACAAGGACAGAAAGACCTGAGCTTGAAATTCCTGCAGGTGTTGAGACAGTGACAAAAGATGAGATTGATATGGAAAGGCAGTACAACGTGTCAGAGATATTAGAAAGTCTTCCGGGAGTTCAGGCAGCTTCTAAGAATGGTGGGTATGATGTAAGGCTGATTATCAGAGGAGGGGGATTAAAAGCACCGTATGCAGTGAGGGAGATAAATATCCTGCTTGATGGTGTCCCTATAACAGATCCTGATGGTCTGTCAAGGCTTGATTTTATCGATCCACAGCTTCTTGAAGAAGTAGATATAGTTAAGGGTCCCAACTCGACCCTTTATGGTGCAAATTCTGCCGGTGGTGTTGTTAATTTTATAACAATCAGTCCTTTTAAATTTCAGGGATTTAAGATAAGAGCTGGCTATGGAAACTATGGAACGTATATGTCAAGATTTCTTTATGGGGGAAATGATGGAGGAAATTTATTCTACAATGCAAACTTCTCATATAGAAAATCCGACTCATGGAGAGAGTGGAACAGATTTGAGACATTCCAGACAACTGCAAAGATTGGATGGCTTATAAATGACTCATCTTCCCTTGAGTCTACTATAAGCTTTACAAAGGCAGACCTTCAGCTTCCGGGAAGTTTAACTAAGGAAGAGTTTGAAGAGGATCCAACCCAGCAAACATCAAGTGCATGGAGAAGATCTGGAAGATACTCAAGGATATTTTTCTGGAGTAATAAGTATACAAACGAGATTTCTGATAATTTAACACTGAAGTCAACATTTTATATACAGAGGTGGACCCACTACCATCCGGTATTTGGAAGAGTGAATGATGGTGGCTCTTATGTAAGTGGTATTGATGCCCAGCTTGAGATAAAACATAAGCTATTTGAAAAAGATGCATTGCTACTGACAGGCATTCAGGGAAGATATGACCATTATAACTCACAGAGGTACCTTTACCAGTTGTGTGTTCTCCAGAGTGGAGATGTTGATTACTGTAGAAATGCAAGCAGAACAAATCCTATAGACTATGTTCTTACAGATGATAGGGACAGGCTTTATGACGACCAGAAAAACAGAAATTACACGGCAGGTATTTTTGTACAGGAGACGGTTCACCCAACAGAAAAAATTATTGTAGACCTTGGTATAAGACTTGATACTGTCAGGTTTGATATAGAAAAAACATCGTATTATGAGCTTAAATACTGGCCGGGATATTACTACAAAAAACTTTCCACTCCAGAAAAAAGTGAAGCCTCAAAAACATGGAATATGGTATCTCCAAGAGTTGGTGTTGTTTACAAATTCATACCAGACTGGTCTATATACGGAACTATATCTACAGGTTTCCAGACTCCACAGGATAATGAACTTCTCCAAAATCCAGACCTTGATGCATCAACAACCGTTAACTACGAAATGGGGACAAGATTTGCAAATAACAGAGTTTACATAAGCTCAAGTATTTTTCTTATGAAAACAGATAAAGAGATTGTTCAGACTTATGATTCAGGTGGAGAAAGAATATACGTAAATGCAGGGAAGACAACAAAAAAGGGTTTTGAGTTCGAAGGAAAAATAAGGATAATTGATGGTATTTTCTTTGGAGGTTCTTACACATACTATAACTTCAAATATGACAGTTTTGTTTTTCAGGACAGGAGGGGAAATACATACGACTTTAGTGGTAATAAGCTTTACTATATACCGGAGTATATGTACAGCCTTTATCTTACAGGGAAACATAGATCAGGATTTAAGTTTAGAGCAGAGCTGAATACGTGGGGACCTTACTATGTAGATAATGCGAATACTGAAAAATACGATGATTACAAGAATATAACAAACGTTATGATCGGGTATGAGAAAGGGAAGAAGTGGGAAGTATCCTTTGATGTAAGAAATCTTTTCGACAAAAAGTATGCTTCCCAGTATATAAAAAGCGATACAAAAGATGAGTACTACATATACCCAGCCCCGCCAAGAACTTATATGGTAAGGGCATCTTATAAATTTTAG
- a CDS encoding Fic family protein, whose protein sequence is MNEKLILKRKKILESLGGIPEPVIENKEWLYLLEEETRNSILIEGYFLDEEELEQVLAGNKPLSKSQEEAIKYFKTAKFIYGLAYENYKSKEFLFGIPLIRQINKELGFNGKFRKGKIKIAGAKFEPPENYIEDWLKIFIDYVYSINENFFNNLSISHAFFEEIHPFIDGNGRTGRIILNYILISNGYPLVIIKGADRNKQIYYKGLEEIDLQLSKLFTKYKNTLPDKEEVLAKLKEAKSKILKNLILEGLRESLDRLIISKHEEKGEELKPVSKLLQNLGYSPESTRQLIKRGKIIAVKIKNTWYSTENLVRMLLKGRSI, encoded by the coding sequence ATGAATGAAAAATTAATTTTAAAAAGAAAAAAAATATTAGAAAGTTTAGGGGGAATTCCAGAGCCTGTTATAGAAAATAAAGAATGGCTTTATCTACTTGAAGAAGAGACAAGAAATTCAATACTGATAGAAGGGTACTTTTTAGATGAAGAAGAATTAGAACAAGTTTTAGCAGGAAATAAACCTTTATCTAAATCTCAAGAAGAAGCTATTAAATACTTCAAAACAGCAAAATTTATCTATGGTCTTGCTTATGAAAACTATAAATCAAAAGAGTTTTTATTTGGTATTCCTTTAATAAGACAGATAAACAAAGAACTTGGATTTAATGGAAAGTTTAGAAAAGGAAAAATCAAAATAGCAGGAGCTAAATTTGAACCTCCTGAAAATTACATAGAAGATTGGCTAAAAATATTCATTGATTATGTTTACAGTATAAACGAGAACTTTTTCAACAATCTGAGTATATCACATGCTTTTTTTGAGGAAATACATCCATTTATTGATGGAAATGGCAGAACCGGAAGAATAATTCTAAACTATATACTGATAAGTAATGGCTATCCCCTTGTTATTATCAAAGGTGCAGATAGAAATAAACAGATTTACTACAAAGGATTAGAAGAAATAGACTTGCAGTTGTCAAAATTATTTACAAAGTATAAAAATACACTGCCAGATAAAGAAGAAGTTTTAGCCAAATTAAAAGAAGCAAAATCTAAAATTTTGAAGAATCTGATATTAGAAGGCTTAAGAGAAAGTTTAGACAGGCTAATAATTTCAAAACACGAAGAAAAGGGAGAAGAATTAAAACCTGTAAGCAAGCTATTACAGAACTTAGGGTATTCTCCAGAAAGCACAAGACAGTTAATAAAAAGAGGGAAGATCATAGCAGTTAAGATTAAAAATACCTGGTATTCAACTGAAAATTTAGTAAGAATGCTTTTGAAGGGACGATCCATATAA
- the hypF gene encoding carbamoyltransferase HypF, which produces MKKHIKIHITGAVQGVGFRPFVYNLAKKLGLKGYVINDTHGVVIEVEGKEKEINRFLISLQTEKPPLAHIFSQEIEELPLSDFKDFQIKKSEQTGKKEVFILPDISTCTECLKELTDPEDRRYRYPFINCTNCGPRFTIIERLPYDRPNITMKKFKMCPSCEKEYKDPNNRRFHAQPNACPVCGPYISLYTSDGKLVSERDKALEECINLLNEGKIIAVKGIGGFHLVCDATNNNTIETLRNRKKRGEKPFAIMFKDIEQIKQYADITDFEEAVILSPEKPIVIVRKKENTDLSSKVAPDLDRIGVFLPYSPLHFLLLKDYGRPLVMTSANLSDEPIVKENEEAFEKLSIFTDYILVHNRDIKNRVDDSVVRVINKKISFIRRSRGFAPLPVKLPFKLNRKVLAVGGHQKNTIAIGFDDKGFLSQHIGDLETADACRNFEEIVYSFFELYDFSPELVISDLHPLYHSTKWAKDFSEKNNIPLFQIQHHYAHTLSLMAENQIKDEKIFALSWDGTGYGEDGNLWGGEFLVADYEGYERIFHFDYFRLIGGEKAIKEPRRVALSILFEIFGKNLPDMPTVRAFKEKEIGIFYKMWEKGINSPLSSSTGRLFDAAASILGIRQILSYEGQSGMIMENFYRWDVNDCYSFEIKNGIDWRPIFVEMIQDRSDISVKVSKFINTLACIAIESYQQKGEGMKLGLTGGVFQNKFLTEKIVQLSEKENIPVILHKKVPPNDGGLSLGQLVYRIKSF; this is translated from the coding sequence GTGAAAAAACATATAAAAATTCATATAACAGGAGCTGTTCAGGGAGTAGGATTTAGACCTTTTGTCTACAATCTTGCCAAAAAGCTCGGGCTTAAAGGATATGTTATAAACGACACACACGGTGTTGTTATAGAGGTTGAAGGAAAAGAAAAAGAAATAAACAGATTTCTTATATCTCTGCAGACAGAAAAACCCCCCCTTGCCCATATATTCTCACAGGAAATAGAAGAACTTCCTCTATCAGATTTTAAAGATTTCCAGATAAAAAAATCAGAGCAAACAGGAAAAAAAGAGGTTTTTATACTTCCTGATATATCAACCTGTACTGAATGCTTAAAAGAACTTACAGACCCAGAAGATAGAAGATACAGATATCCATTTATAAACTGCACAAACTGTGGTCCCAGATTTACAATTATAGAAAGGCTTCCGTACGACAGACCGAACATCACAATGAAAAAATTTAAGATGTGTCCGTCATGTGAAAAAGAGTATAAAGACCCAAATAATAGAAGATTCCACGCCCAACCAAATGCCTGCCCTGTCTGTGGACCATACATAAGCCTGTATACATCAGACGGAAAACTTGTTTCAGAAAGAGATAAAGCCTTGGAAGAGTGTATAAATCTTTTGAATGAAGGGAAAATAATAGCTGTAAAAGGTATAGGTGGATTTCATCTTGTGTGCGATGCCACGAATAACAATACAATTGAAACTCTGAGAAACAGAAAAAAAAGAGGAGAAAAACCCTTTGCCATTATGTTTAAGGATATAGAACAGATAAAACAGTACGCAGATATAACAGATTTTGAAGAGGCTGTTATACTGTCTCCAGAAAAGCCTATAGTTATTGTTAGAAAAAAAGAAAATACAGACCTAAGTAGTAAAGTGGCTCCAGATTTAGATAGAATAGGTGTTTTTCTTCCTTATTCCCCCCTCCATTTCCTTCTCTTGAAAGATTACGGCAGACCACTTGTAATGACATCTGCAAATCTATCTGATGAACCTATAGTAAAAGAAAATGAAGAAGCATTTGAAAAATTATCTATCTTTACAGATTACATACTTGTTCACAACAGGGATATAAAAAACAGAGTTGATGATAGCGTAGTAAGAGTCATCAACAAAAAAATATCATTTATCCGCCGTTCCCGTGGGTTTGCTCCACTTCCGGTAAAACTCCCTTTTAAACTTAATAGGAAAGTTCTTGCAGTAGGAGGACATCAAAAAAATACTATTGCGATAGGTTTCGATGATAAAGGATTCTTAAGTCAGCATATTGGAGACTTAGAAACTGCAGACGCATGCAGGAATTTTGAGGAGATTGTATACTCTTTTTTTGAACTTTACGACTTTAGTCCAGAACTTGTAATATCAGATTTACATCCTCTATACCACTCTACTAAATGGGCTAAAGATTTTTCAGAAAAAAACAATATTCCCCTTTTTCAAATCCAGCACCATTACGCCCACACCCTTTCCCTTATGGCAGAAAACCAGATAAAAGATGAAAAGATATTTGCTTTAAGCTGGGATGGAACAGGATATGGTGAGGACGGAAATCTATGGGGAGGGGAGTTTTTAGTTGCTGATTATGAAGGGTATGAAAGAATTTTCCATTTTGATTACTTCAGACTTATAGGTGGAGAAAAAGCGATAAAAGAGCCAAGAAGGGTTGCCCTTTCAATACTATTTGAGATATTCGGCAAAAATCTCCCTGATATGCCAACTGTAAGAGCCTTTAAAGAAAAAGAGATTGGCATCTTTTATAAAATGTGGGAAAAAGGAATAAACTCTCCCCTTTCTTCATCTACAGGAAGACTTTTTGATGCTGCTGCCTCCATATTAGGTATCAGACAGATACTTTCCTATGAAGGACAGTCTGGGATGATAATGGAAAATTTCTACAGGTGGGATGTGAATGATTGCTATTCTTTTGAGATCAAAAATGGTATAGACTGGAGACCTATCTTTGTAGAAATGATACAAGATAGATCAGACATATCTGTAAAAGTTTCCAAGTTTATCAATACACTTGCCTGTATAGCTATAGAATCTTACCAACAGAAAGGGGAGGGGATGAAATTAGGTCTTACTGGAGGCGTATTCCAGAACAAATTTCTGACAGAAAAGATAGTACAGCTATCAGAAAAAGAAAATATACCGGTAATTCTACATAAAAAAGTGCCCCCAAACGATGGAGGGCTTTCTCTGGGACAACTTGTTTACAGGATTAAGAGTTTTTAA
- a CDS encoding HIT family protein: MVYIDCPFCNPSEEDIVLKNELCYARFDKYPVNKGHMLIIPFRHFDNYFDTIKEEKLAILELIDKTKEFLDREYKPDGYNIGVNVGKPAGQTIMHVHIHIIPRYKGDIEDPTGGVRGIIPERRIYR; this comes from the coding sequence ATGGTATATATAGATTGTCCATTTTGCAATCCATCAGAAGAAGATATAGTTTTGAAAAATGAACTTTGTTATGCAAGGTTTGACAAATATCCAGTAAATAAGGGGCATATGCTTATAATTCCTTTTAGACATTTTGATAATTATTTTGATACTATAAAAGAAGAAAAGCTGGCTATTTTGGAACTCATAGATAAAACAAAGGAATTTTTAGATAGAGAATATAAACCGGATGGTTACAATATAGGTGTGAATGTTGGAAAACCTGCTGGTCAAACAATAATGCATGTTCATATTCATATAATTCCAAGATACAAAGGTGATATTGAAGATCCAACGGGCGGTGTTAGGGGTATAATTCCTGAGAGAAGAATTTATAGATAA
- a CDS encoding DNA polymerase ligase N-terminal domain-containing protein, whose amino-acid sequence MLSLSIIKLTVLKFSKFTTKSFRIITFYYVIIILINNYVIHQHNAERAGLHYDFRIECYIPDLNKNMLLSFATRKFPDLIYKNKKRILLLETELHDLYWLNFEGDIPYGYGKGTMKIWDKGTYQLIEGKDLFSEYKKGVFKIILESNQGKFKKLSLSVVRTDKINMSFNYKNKKTWLCIKKDLIV is encoded by the coding sequence TTGCTGTCCCTTTCTATTATAAAGTTAACAGTTTTAAAATTTTCAAAATTCACTACAAAAAGCTTCCGAATTATTACATTTTATTATGTAATAATTATACTTATAAACAATTATGTAATACACCAACATAATGCAGAAAGGGCGGGTCTTCATTACGATTTTAGGATCGAATGCTATATCCCAGATTTAAATAAAAATATGCTTCTCAGCTTTGCAACCAGAAAATTTCCGGATTTAATTTATAAAAATAAAAAAAGAATTTTATTGTTAGAGACAGAGTTACACGATTTATACTGGCTTAATTTTGAAGGAGATATTCCTTATGGTTATGGAAAAGGGACAATGAAAATATGGGACAAAGGTACATATCAGTTAATAGAAGGAAAAGATTTATTTTCAGAATATAAAAAGGGAGTTTTTAAAATAATTCTTGAAAGTAATCAAGGGAAATTTAAAAAATTAAGTCTTTCTGTTGTAAGAACAGATAAAATAAACATGTCCTTTAATTATAAAAATAAAAAAACATGGCTTTGTATTAAGAAAGATTTGATCGTTTAG
- a CDS encoding 4Fe-4S dicluster domain-containing protein, with amino-acid sequence MEVKVTYDGLRHIFELIKEKYTVISPVLKEGVIQLDSIEALEQLPSGYTQIEEKNFYSVKRSGEGIFSYQRPVLPFKRFINPPEFTFLVAKEENGEIKFEQKLPEKKLAFFDIKPCDLKAICILDDVFLNKNNHPDIYYKKARENIFIVAVTCFHPSDVCFCTSMGLSLKPEKGFDILITEIEDYFIVESGTKNGEEILKKIEGEELTEKDREKIKDRIKETEEKIKRAVNTDNLAKLLYSKIEDPYWKEIGERCLACTSCTQLCPTCFCFDIVEKNDPVNKISERIRVYDSCFSPTFATVHKFNIRQSIASRYRQWLMHKFAYWTDQFGEFGCVGCGRCITWCPASIDLTEEISRFRENDC; translated from the coding sequence ATGGAAGTTAAGGTAACATATGATGGGCTTCGGCATATCTTTGAACTTATAAAAGAAAAGTACACAGTAATTTCTCCTGTTTTAAAAGAAGGAGTTATTCAGCTTGATAGTATTGAAGCTCTGGAACAGCTTCCTTCTGGATATACCCAGATAGAAGAAAAAAATTTTTACTCTGTTAAAAGATCTGGAGAAGGTATTTTTTCATATCAGAGACCTGTACTGCCCTTTAAAAGATTTATTAACCCTCCGGAGTTTACATTTTTGGTAGCAAAAGAAGAAAATGGAGAGATAAAATTTGAGCAAAAACTCCCTGAAAAAAAGCTTGCTTTTTTTGATATCAAACCGTGTGATCTGAAAGCTATCTGTATTCTTGATGATGTTTTTCTCAATAAAAATAATCATCCTGATATTTACTATAAAAAGGCAAGAGAAAATATCTTTATTGTTGCAGTAACCTGCTTTCATCCATCTGATGTATGTTTCTGTACATCTATGGGGCTTTCGTTGAAACCAGAAAAAGGTTTTGACATTCTGATAACGGAGATTGAGGATTATTTTATTGTTGAGTCAGGAACAAAAAATGGAGAAGAGATTTTAAAAAAGATCGAAGGGGAAGAGCTGACTGAAAAAGACAGAGAAAAGATCAAAGACAGGATAAAAGAAACTGAAGAAAAAATAAAAAGAGCAGTAAATACAGATAATCTTGCTAAACTGCTGTACTCAAAGATAGAGGATCCCTACTGGAAAGAGATAGGTGAAAGATGCCTCGCCTGTACATCATGTACACAGCTGTGTCCTACATGTTTTTGCTTTGATATAGTTGAAAAAAACGATCCTGTAAACAAGATTTCAGAAAGGATTAGAGTCTACGATTCCTGCTTCAGTCCGACTTTTGCAACAGTTCACAAATTTAATATAAGACAGAGTATAGCATCGAGATACAGACAATGGCTTATGCATAAATTTGCTTACTGGACAGACCAGTTTGGAGAGTTTGGTTGTGTAGGATGTGGAAGATGTATAACATGGTGCCCTGCAAGTATTGATCTTACTGAAGAAATAAGTAGGTTTAGAGAAAATGATTGTTGA